A DNA window from Danio aesculapii chromosome 1, fDanAes4.1, whole genome shotgun sequence contains the following coding sequences:
- the LOC130217797 gene encoding carbohydrate sulfotransferase 12-like translates to MFSISSILSIWYRLLSRMGMQKLHQRCFLLGAVFVTLFFVFCWDEVRVGTYLHMASSKDLTHLELRQAHRKHLIRELCSANSSLHFREKSITFDQIPDNSLDHLIVDDHHRVIYCYVPKVACTNWKRVMFALSQNLKAPDGAPYLDPLDVPLELIHNSTVHKTFNKLWMRHGRLARPLMHHKLKNYTKFLFVRDPFVRLISAYRDKFVELNEYYYSDFGSKMLQRYANISQPPTSAQEAFSAGIRPSFTHFIKYLLDPRTQKQLFDEHWQQIHRLCHPCQIDYDFIGKLETLDEDTEHLLKILGLDKHIHFPPGYENRTAVDWEREWFANISLADRRKLYSLYETDFKLFEYDKPETLLNE, encoded by the coding sequence ATGTTTAGCATAAGTTCTATTTTGAGTATCTGGTATAGACTTCTGTCAAGAATGGGAATGCAGAAGCTCCATCAGCGTTGTTTTCTTTTGGGAGCAGTATTTGTCACATTGTTTTTCGTATTTTGCTGGGATGAGGTGAGAGTTGGGACTTACCTGCACATGGCTTCATCAAAAGATCTCACACATCTCGAACTGCGTCAAGCACATCGTAAACATCTAATAAGAGAGCTTTGCTCGGCCAATAGCAGCCTGCATTTCAGAGAGAAATCAATCACATTTGACCAGATCCCTGACAATTCTCTGGACCATCTCATTGTGGACGATCATCACCGTGTTATTTACTGTTATGTGCCAAAGGTAGCTTGTACCAACTGGAAACGAGTCATGTTTGCCCTCAGCCAGAACCTGAAGGCACCTGATGGAGCTCCATATCTGGATCCTCTTGACGTACCATTAGAGTTAATCCATAATTCTACAGTGCATAAGACATTCAACAAGTTGTGGATGCGCCATGGCCGATTAGCTCGTCCTCTGATGCATCACAAGCTGAAGAACTACACTAAGTTCCTCTTTGTACGGGATCCTTTTGTGCGCCTTATTTCTGCTTATCGAGACAAGTTTGTTGAGCTTAATGAGTATTACTACTCCGATTTTGGCTCTAAAATGCTTCAGCGTTATGCTAATATTTCTCAGCCCCCTACTTCTGCTCAAGAGGCCTTCAGTGCAGGTATCAGACCATcctttactcactttattaagtatctgtTAGATCCACGAACACAGAAGCAGCTATTCGATGAGCATTGGCAGCAGATTCACAGACTTTGCCATCCATGCCAAATTGACTATGATTTTATTGGGAAGCTAGAAACTCTTGATGAGGACACAGAACATTTGCTGAAGATTCTTGGGCTGGATAAACATATTCACTTTCCTCCAGGATATGAGAACAGGACTGCAGTAGACTGGGAGCGAGAATGGTTTGCAAACATTTCCTTAGCAGACAGAAGAAAGCTGTACAGTCTTTATGAAACCGACTTTAAGTTATTTGAATATGATAAACCTGAGACACTTCTGAATGAGTGA
- the LOC130217904 gene encoding carbohydrate sulfotransferase 12, producing the protein MQKLHQRCFLFGAVFITLLFIVVFWDEVRVGTYLDMASSKHLAQFKQRQAHRKHLIRELCSANSSLHFREKSITFDQIPNKALDHLIVDDHHHVIYCYVPKVACTNWKRVMFALSQNLKAPDGAPYLDPLDVPLELIHNSTVHKTFNKLWMRHGRYARPLMHHKLKNYTKFLFVRDPFVRLISAFRDKFIKPDEYFYSNYGSKMLQRYANISLPPTSAQEAFSAGIRPSFTHFIKYLLDPQTEKEKPFNEHWQQIYRLCHPCQIDYDFIGKLETLDEDTEHLLKILGLDKHIHFPPGYENRTAVDWEREWFANISLADRRKLYSLYETDFKLFEYDKPETLLNE; encoded by the coding sequence ATGCAGAAGCTCCATCAGCGTTGTTTTCTTTTTGGAGCAGTATTCATCACATTGCTTTTTATAGTAGTTTTCTGGGATGAGGTGAGAGTTGGGACTTACCTGGACATGGCTTCATCAAAACATCTTGCACAGTTCAAACAGCGTCAAGCACATCGTAAACATCTAATAAGAGAGCTTTGCTCGGCCAATAGCAGCCTGCATTTCAGAGAGAAATCAATAACATTTGACCAGATTCCCAACAAAGCTCTGGACCATCTCATTGTGGACGATcatcaccatgttatttactgtTATGTACCCAAGGTAGCTTGTACCAACTGGAAACGAGTTATGTTTGCCCTCAGCCAGAACCTGAAGGCACCTGATGGAGCACCATATCTGGATCCTCTCGACGTACCATTAGAGTTAATCCATAATTCTACAGTGCATAAGACATTCAACAAATTATGGATGCGCCATGGGCGATACGCTCGTCCTCTGATGCATCACAAGTTGAAGAACTACACTAAGTTCCTCTTTGTAAGGGATCCTTTTGTGCGCCTTATTTCTGCTTTTCGGGACAAGTTTATTAAGCCTGATGAGTACTTCTACTCCAATTATGGCTCCAAAATGCTTCAGCGTTATGCTAATATTTCTCTGCCCCCTACTTCGGCTCAAGAGGCCTTCAGTGCAGGTATCAGACCATcctttactcactttattaagtatctgtTAGATCCACAGACTGAGAAGGAGAAGCCGTTCAATGAGCATTGGCAGCAGATTTACAGACTTTGCCATCCATGCCAAATTGACTATGACTTTATTGGGAAGCTAGAAACTCTTGATGAGGACACAGAACATTTGCTGAAGATTCTTGGGCTGGATAAACATATTCACTTTCCTCCAGGATATGAGAACAGGACTGCAGTAGACTGGGAGCGAGAATGGTTTGCAAACATTTCCTTAGCAGACAGAAGAAAGCTGTACAGTCTTTATGAAACTGACTTTAAGTTATTTGAATATGATAAACCTGAGACACTTCTAAACGAGTGA